One part of the Candidatus Eisenbacteria bacterium genome encodes these proteins:
- the rpsG gene encoding 30S ribosomal protein S7, translated as MPRKKVIERRELPPDPQYGSVLVARFVNALMSEGKKSTAERIFNEAMKLIEKKTGQDGLSLTKTALNNVKPVLEVKSRRVGGATYQVPVEVRPERRTALGIRWLIAFATARPDHTMQERLAGEIIAASKNEGGAIKKREDTHKMAEANKAFAHYRW; from the coding sequence ATGCCGAGAAAAAAGGTAATTGAGCGGAGGGAGTTGCCGCCCGACCCGCAATACGGCAGCGTGCTCGTCGCGCGATTCGTCAACGCTCTCATGAGTGAGGGAAAAAAGAGCACTGCCGAGAGGATTTTCAACGAGGCAATGAAGCTAATCGAAAAGAAGACCGGACAGGACGGACTGAGTCTCACCAAGACCGCCCTCAACAACGTGAAACCCGTTCTAGAAGTGAAGTCGAGACGTGTTGGTGGTGCGACTTATCAAGTTCCAGTCGAGGTCAGGCCGGAACGGCGCACGGCTCTTGGTATACGCTGGCTGATCGCGTTTGCCACCGCGAGGCCGGATCACACAATGCAGGAGCGACTTGCCGGCGAGATTATCGCCGCGTCCAAGAACGAAGGCGGAGCGATCAAGAAGAGGGAAGATACTCACAAGATGG